One stretch of Parasteatoda tepidariorum isolate YZ-2023 unplaced genomic scaffold, CAS_Ptep_4.0 HiC_scaffold_877, whole genome shotgun sequence DNA includes these proteins:
- the LOC107436112 gene encoding uncharacterized protein produces the protein MEVKERIQCEDCDATFSARKNYLRHHRAKHENASFVCSVCGLSFNRSDILSRHVKTHERVPKRKIVSTTTDNSRSKKARPIGNVDNPMILESAFQSRLKTIRLENPDGILDIRDYLESKRKVFIDSVSEALVENQLKVNCFFLCIYEKASDGGVITEEKDFKTKNTVVLLSTDLQELYTNVVDKLLSETTDFESKGSGWTLSEILYLEIRINKFNPLYASQYIDLPRFIKNKHAIINVNNRDNKCFQWAVLSALYPSNDHSDRTSSYEAFTEELNFTGIDFPVKLTDVRKFEKNNNISINVYGLDEKNKVFPLFITDDEKQNHVDLLYLSESGNTHFAWIKDLSKLISSQISKHNGKTFICRRCLLHFTTESTLQKHKKDCSSHDAVRVEMPKDPYVYFKNVKNLFEVPFVGYADFECITTPIDTCEPNSAKSFTNAYQKHQPISFCLYIHSFDGTFRDPILYRGMDAAKVFFVEVQKIAHTVQNIYKNPKAMHVLTSEELTKYEAATVCYMCGNEFTQDNYKVRDHCHVSGFYRGASCNNCNLKATTPDFLPIFLHNLSGYDSHLFITELGADEGDIDVIPQTTEKYISFSKKLKNGFKIRFLDTFRFLPSSLDTLAKNLCPDEYYTIRNFFPADKVDLVLRKGVYPYDYMNCVEKFDETSLPSKDAFFNHLDEVPISDQDYEHAKRVWNTFNIKTMGEYSDLYLKTDVLLSTDIFQNIRKVCLKTYHLDPSWYFTSPGLSWDAMLKMTDVKIELLKDYDMLLFVEKGIRGGISQCSHRYGKANNPYILDYDANLPTNYLLYLDANNLYGWAMSQSLPLSDFKWINPADIDVREISDESPLGYILEVDLIYPQNLHDDHSDLPLAPESRVPPGCRERRLITTLFDKNNYVMHYRNLKQCLALGMKLKKVHRVLEFKQAPWLKTYIDLNTHERSTAKSEFQRNFYKLMNNSIFGKTMENIRNRVNVKLCNNGRKADKLIAKPNFEDRTIFGENLAAFHMRKTHLEFNKPMVIGMCIMEISKTLMYSFHYNEMKPKYHDRIKLLYIDTDSFIYDIKTSNVYFDMKDSVHLYDTSDYSPDNEYGMPLMNKKMLGKMKDECKGRIMTNFIGLRSKMYTFRIGSKETKKLKGVKKSAIKNKITYEDYEKCLFEDRNLFTSMNLIRSKKHDIFSVTTNKLALSSRDEKRVILNNKINTLPHGHYSLQE, from the exons ATGGAAGTAAAAGAACGCATACAGTGTGAGGATTGTGATGCCACTTTTTCtgcgagaaaaaattatttacgtcATCACAGAGCAAAGCATGAAAATGCTTCGTTTGTTTGCAGTGTTTGTGGACTATCATTTAATAGAAGTGATATTTTGTCAAGACACGTGAAAACACATGAACGTGTACCAAAGCGTAAAATTGTATCAACAACAACGGATAATTCTCGATCGAAGAAAGCGAGACCAATTGGAAATGTTGATAACCCAATGATTTTAGAATCAGCATTTCAAAGTCGTTTAAAGACAATTAGATTGGAAAATCCAGATGGGATATTAGATATCAGAGACTATTTAGAATCAAAACGGAAAGTATTTATTGATTCCGTATCAGAAGCATTGGTTGAAAATCAGTTAAaagtaaactgtttttttctctGCATTTATGAGAAAGCTTCTGACGGTGGAGTGATTACGGAagaaaaagactttaaaactaaaaacactGTTGTACTCTTAAGTACAGATCTGCAGGAACTATATACCAATGTTGTAGACAAACTATTATCTGAAACTACTGATTTCGAATCAAAAGGAAGTGGATGGACACTAAGCGAGattctttatttagaaattcgCATAAACAAATTCAACCCTTTGTACGCTTCCCAATACATAGATTTAcccagatttattaaaaataagcatgcAATCATAAATGTGAATAATAGAGATAACAAATGCTTTCAATGGGCTGTGCTTTCAGCTTTATATCCTTCAAATGATCACAGTGATCGTACATCATCTTACGAGGCTTTCACTGAAGAATTGAACTTTACGGGTATAGATTTTCCTGTCAAGTTAACAGatgttagaaaatttgaaaagaacaaCAACATATCAATAAATGTGTATGGATTAgatgaaaaaaacaaagtttttccGCTTTTCATTACCGACGACGAAAAACAAAATCATGTCGATCTCCTTTATTTATCTGAAAGTGGGAATACACACTTCGCATGGATTAAAGACTTATCGAAACTTATCAGCTCACAAATTTCCAAGCACAatggaaaaacttttatttgcagGAGATGTTTGCTTCATTTTACTACAGAATCTACACTTCAAAAGCATAAAAAGGACTGTAGCAGTCATGACGCCGTAAGAGTGGAAATGCCAAAAGATccatatgtatattttaaaaacgttaaaaatctTTTCGAGGTACCTTTCGTCGGATACGCAGACTTTGAATGTATCACGACGCCTATTGACACTTGCGAGCCAAACAGTGCAAAATCCTTTACAAATGCTTACCAGAAACATCAACCCATCAGTTTTTGCCTATACATTCAttcttttgatggaactttTAGAGATCCAATTTTATACAGAGGGATGGATGCCGCTAAAGTCTTTTTTGTTGAAGTACAAAAAATTGCGCATACAGTCCAAAACATCTACAAAAATCCAAAGGCTATGCATGTTCTTACCTCGGAAGAACTTACAAAGTATGAAGCAGCGACAGTGTGTTACATGTGCGGAAACGAATTCACACAAGATAATTATAAG GTTAGAGACCATTGTCACGTTAGTGGTTTTTATAGAGGTGCAAGCTGTAACAACTGCAATCTAAAGGCCACGACGCCAGactttttacctatttttttacataatttgtcaGGATATGACAGCCACCTTTTCATCACAGAACTAGGTGCAGATGAAGGGGACATTGATGTAATTCCGCAGACAACAGAGAAGTATATCTCATTttcaaagaaacttaaaaatggtttcaaaataagatttttagatACCTTTAGATTCTTACCTAGCAGCTTGGATACACTTGCAAAGAATTTATGTCCGGATGAATATTACACAATAAGAAATTTCTTTCCTGCAGATAAGGTTGATTTGGTTTTGAGGAAGGGTGTTTACCCTTATGATTACATGAATTGTGTAGAAAAATTTGATGAGACGTCACTCCCCTCaaaagatgcattttttaaCCACTTAGACGAAGTACCAATTTCCGATCAGGATTATGAGCATGCTAAACGCGTGtggaatacttttaatattaaaacaatggGTGAATATTCGgatctatatttaaaaactgatgtTCTGTTGTCAacggatatttttcaaaatatccggaaagtttgtttaaaaacatatcaCTTAGACCCCTCCTGGTATTTTACTTCCCCTGGTCTCTCTTGGGATGCAATGTTAAAGATGACAGATGTAAAAATAGAGCTGTTAAAAGATTATGATATGCTTCTTTTTGTTGAGAAAGGAATAAGGGGCGGAATCTCCCAATGCTCCCACAGATATGGAAAAGCAAATAATCCCTATATACTCGATTATGATGCAAACTTACCAACAAATTACTTGTTATATTTGGACGCAAATAATCTCTACGGGTGGGCTATGTCCCAAAGCTTGcctttaagtgattttaaatggATAAATCCTGCTGATATTGATGTAAGAGAAATTTCAGATGAAAGTCCTTTAGGATACATTCTCGAGGTGGATCTGATTTATCCTCAAAACTTACACGATGATCATTCAGATCTTCCACTGGCACCTGAAAGTAGGGTTCCTCCTGGATGTAGAGAAAGACGACTTATCACCAcactatttgataaaaataattacgtcATGCACtacagaaatttaaagcaatgtttAGCCTTAggaatgaaactaaaaaaagttcataGAGTATTAGAATTTAAACAAGCCCCCTGGTTAAAAACTTATATAGACCTAAACACACATGAAAGATCCACAGCTAAGAGCGAATTCCAAAGAAATTTCTACAAGTTAATGAATAACTCTATTTTTGGTAAAACTATGGAAAATATAAGAAATCGTGTTAATGTTAAACTATGCAATAATGGAAGAAAGGCGGATAAACTTATCGCGAAGCCAAACTTTGAGGATCGAACAATATTTGGTGAAAACCTTGCAGCTTTTCATATGCGAAAAACGCATTTAGAATTCAATAAACCTATGGTAATCGGTATGTGTATAATGGAAATTTCCAAAACATTAATGTATAGTTTCCATTACAAcgaaatgaaaccaaaatatcaTGAtcgaattaaattattgtacatAGACACGGATAGTTTTATATACGACATAAAAACCtctaatgtttattttgatatgAAAGATAGTGTTCATCTATATGACACTTCTGATTATTCTCCAGATAATGAGTATGGAATGccattaatgaa